Within Bdellovibrionales bacterium, the genomic segment TTAGTTCAAATAGTTCAAAGTTTGTCCGGATGGACTTAATGGCTTGGAACTTTTTTGAGAGTAAAGATTATTTCCCAATAGGGTAGGATCGTCTGAATTTCAGATAAAACAAATTTCATCGTCAGTTTCCCGCCATCTGCACTTTGTTTTTCTTGAGTTAGGCCCTTCTCTGCAAGCGAATCAGCATCATTCGTTTGAAAAAGATAGTTAAGATCCTTCATGCTATTATTTTGTATTTCAGTCAGGGAGACCGTAACTTCACCTTTTTCGTTGGGCTTTTCCTTCTGGCCATAAAATCTGAGAGCTCTCAGAGCAGGAAGCTCCTTCTCTGTGATCGTGACTCGCTTGGATTCCTCTGTAAAAAGGTATTTGTTGTACCAATCTACAAAGCCCGTCAATTTCGCATGGTCTAAAATGGTGAGTCTTTGTTTTCCTTCGCCCAGGTCCTCAACCTTCATGATTCCTAAGCCTTGCAGGGTTTGCATTATTTTTTGCATTTTATGGGTTGGTTGCTGAAATATCTGAATTGTGTAATTACGTAAAACACCCGATGGGATTGTTAATCCCTCTGGCACCTTTTCGCCACACTTGAAACCCACCAAGCTGATGATTGCACAGAGTCTTGAAATGGAATGATCATCAAACATCTCTGTGTTTTGGGAATTGGAGGATTCTAGATTTTTGATTCGTTGATTGGCATTTCTGAGGTTTGAATTGACGGTTTTAACCATGGCCTTAAGCCACTCGGGAAAAGTCTTAAATTGTGCATACAAGGCCGCAAAAGGAAGAATGATCACGTCTGAATCCTGCAAGGCGACGGCAGAAGCCGATCTTGGCTTGTTGTCAAAGAAGGCCATTTCGCCAAGCATCTCTCCGGCCGTCAACTCGGCCAACACGATATCATTGCTTCCCTTCGCTTTTTTGACAGCAATGCGTCCAGATTTGATGACATATAAGGCGTCTGATGGATCGCCTTCCCGAAAGAGAATTTCGCCTTTTCCAAACTTTCTAATGCCCGACAATTGAACTCATTCCCATCAATAAAAAGATATTCTGAGTCTCACCAGCCTTGCCTCCTATCGGCTATTCTTGGACTTTGAAAAAGCCAATAAGCAGGGCGAACGTCCTGTTTGCGAGTTAAAAAAGTATTTTCTCACCCAACTCAGTTCTGCCTATTTCGTTACATAATATTTTATTTTCTGGTTTGTTTAAAAAAAACCATCAAATTCCGACATGAGAATATGCAAAGTAAATCAGAAAGGATTACGGCTATATGAACCCTAAAATATCCAAATTTAAGATCTATTTTATGATCTCGTCCGCGGTTCAGGTTTCAATCATCGCTATCTCGTTAATTTTGATTTTAACTTCGAT encodes:
- a CDS encoding cyclic nucleotide-binding domain-containing protein gives rise to the protein MSGIRKFGKGEILFREGDPSDALYVIKSGRIAVKKAKGSNDIVLAELTAGEMLGEMAFFDNKPRSASAVALQDSDVIILPFAALYAQFKTFPEWLKAMVKTVNSNLRNANQRIKNLESSNSQNTEMFDDHSISRLCAIISLVGFKCGEKVPEGLTIPSGVLRNYTIQIFQQPTHKMQKIMQTLQGLGIMKVEDLGEGKQRLTILDHAKLTGFVDWYNKYLFTEESKRVTITEKELPALRALRFYGQKEKPNEKGEVTVSLTEIQNNSMKDLNYLFQTNDADSLAEKGLTQEKQSADGGKLTMKFVLSEIQTILPYWEIIFTLKKVPSH